In the Plasmodium yoelii strain 17X genome assembly, chromosome: 3 genome, one interval contains:
- a CDS encoding PIR protein: MDHKLCGRFDHLRKSLSDELNKSANLDFYSNGSIRDYCPNGDSGGNKECKTELDKIKAGFIWLFEQNIVNRVSNLSKEQTDIFIIYIIIWFNYMINLKPDNNTNNLNDFYTKYTEGNTHYNYCKKNNNDCSNTLKEKMGYKSFKEIIDKRKDLLNNNFEYMPKLYDAFKLLCKMYTELDASDKQSKKYLENAKNFVDKYDELNVSDIAEDNPYYQVLSTLSNDYNNFKNYCEKNKVDCSDIPSLSSIKTTKNSEEVSELSELSEQSFEDTSSSSSVTNKLIPVLSIFGATAIFLGISYKYSLFGFRKRSQKQHLREKLKK; this comes from the exons atgGATCATAAACtg tgtggaAGGTTTGATCATTTGAGAAAAAGCTTATCTGATGAATTAAACAAATCTGCAAATCTTGATTTTTATAGTAATGGGAGTATTAGGGATTACTGCCCTAATGGAGATTCAGGAGGCAATAAAGAATGTAAGACCGAGCTTGATAAAATTAAGGCTGGATTTATATGGTTATTTGAACAAAATATTGTTAATAGGGTTAGTAATTTAAGCAAAGAACAGActgatatatttattatatacattattatatggttCAATTATATGATAAACCTAAAACCAGATAATAACACCAATAACctaaatgatttttatacTAAATATACAGAAGGTAACACGcattataattattgtaaaaaaaataataatgattgtaGTAATacattaaaagaaaaaatgggATATAAGAGTTTTAAGGAAATCATAGATAAAAGAAAGGATTTGttgaataataattttgaatatatgCCTAAATtgtatgatgcatttaaattattatgtaaaatGTATACTGAACTTGATGCAAGCGATAAACAATCTAAgaaatatttagaaaatgctAAAAATTTTGTTGACAAATATGATGAACTTAATGTTTCTGATATTGCTGAAGATAATCCTTATTATCAAgtattgtctacattatcaaatgattataataactttaaaaattattgtgaaaaaaataaagttgaTTGTAGCGATATTCCATCACTTTCATCGAtaaaaacaacaaaaaatTCGGAAGAAGTTTCTGAACTTTCCGAACTTTCTGAACAGAGTTTTGAAGatacatcatcaagttcgtcggtaacaaacaaattaattccagttttatctatatttggtgcaacagcaatttttttgggaatttcttataag tattcgttatttggatttcggaaacgatctcaaaaacaacatttaagagaaaagctaaaaaaataa
- a CDS encoding PIR protein produces the protein MDKDVCKMFKNVWKAFPDELYNNKDYQFKDDKPFKKYCNDNCNDNLGKINAVCLYFLNELFGDSSSLTNHNKINTVEYIMLWLSYMLSLIENKDSNVTNLGFFFNIYINGGNYYNSYENILNQKKHFLSMDSNIISNFYKAFKLLCEMYTNFDEDNQTCKEYLEDNNEFISKYENLKKDPNINKDNSYNQLLSILLNDYNNLKNKCNGTSSFSSIASKLFIVLSIFGAIGIFLGISYKYSLFGFRKRFKKQQIREKIKNIKKRMNH, from the exons ATGGATAAAGACGTG tgtaaaaTGTTCAAGAATGTATGGAAGGCTTTTCCCGATGAATTATACAATAATAAAGATTATCAATTTAAAGATGATAAACCTTTCAAAAAGTATTGTAATGATAATTGTAATGATAATCTCGGAAAAATTAATGCtgtatgtttatattttttgaatgaACTATTTGGGGATTCTTCTTCGCTTACGAATCATAATAAGATTAATACTGTTGAATACATTATgctatggttaagttatatgttaagcCTAATCGAAAATAAAGATAGCAACGTCACCAATCtaggttttttttttaatatatatataaatggtggcaattattataatagttatgagaatattttaaatcaaaaaaaacattttttgagTATGGATAGTAATattatatctaatttttataaagcatttaaattattatgtgaaaTGTATACTAATTTTGATGAAGACAATCAAACTTGCAAGGAATATTTGgaagataataatgaatttattagCAAATATGAAAATCTTAAGAAAGATcctaatattaataaagataATTCCTATAATCAATTATTgtctattttattaaatgattataataatctaaaaaataaatgtaacgGTACTTCATCCTTTTCATCGATAGCAAGCAAATTATTcatagttttatcgatatttggtgcaataggaatttttttgggaatttcttataag tattcattatttggatttcggaaacgatttaaaaaacaacagataagagaaaaaataaaaaatataaagaagagaatgaatcattaa
- a CDS encoding PIR protein has translation MDYRLCGRFNTLRGFYPDELGKSTTLKFHDNGRIRDYCPNDGSEKNECKTDLDKIKALFLWLFKQNIISRICSLSTDQPKVFIIYIIIWLKFKLNQISHHNITEIKDYYNNYIENSKDYTNCNEHDNDCCSTLKDQLGHDTFKDFIKENEYFMDMDMGMDNISNFYYAFKSLCNMHTECNSQNPDLVNFSKYVKEFGEKYEKLNNDSNNTDGSSHRQILSILSNDYDSFKTKYKDAQCCKSSSLPTIGNKKIIVKGSGETLVHNSEETHAQNSEAIPQSPSIGNKLFIVLSIFAAIPIFLGIAYKYSLFGFRKRTKKQHLREKLKK, from the exons TAATGGTAGAATTAGGGACTATTGCCCTAATGATGGCTcggaaaaaaatgaatgtaaGACAGatctcgataaaattaaggctttatttttatggttatttaaacaaaatattattagtagGATTTGTAGTTTAAGTACAGATCAGCCTAaagtatttattatatacattataatatggttaaaatttaaattaaatcaaaTTTCCCATCACAATATCACCGAAATTAAGGactattataataattatatagaaaatagtAAGGATTATACTAATTGTAATGAACATGATAATGATTGTTGTAGTACATTAAAAGATCAACTAGGACAtgatacttttaaggatttcATAAAAGAAAACGAATATTTCATGGATATGGATATGGGTATGGACAATAtttctaatttttattatgcatttaaatcattatgtaacatgCATACTGAATGTAATTCACAAAATCCAGATCTTGTAAACTTTTCGAAATATGTTAAGGAATTTggtgaaaaatatgaaaaacttaATAACGATTCTAATAATACTGATGGAAGTTCACATAGACAAATATTGTCtattttatcaaatgattatgacAGTTTTAAAACGAAATATAAGGATGCTCAATGTTGCAAATCTTCATCCCTTCCAACGATaggaaacaaaaaaattattgtaaAAGGTTCTGGAGAAACTCTTGTACACAATTCTGAAGAAACTCATGCACAAAATTCTGAAGCTATACCACAAAGTCCGTCGATaggaaacaaattatttatagttttatcgatatttgctgcaataccaatttttttgggaattgcttataag tattcgttatttggatttcggaaacgaaccaaaaaacaacatttaagagaaaagctaaaaaaataa